A genomic region of Trifolium pratense cultivar HEN17-A07 linkage group LG3, ARS_RC_1.1, whole genome shotgun sequence contains the following coding sequences:
- the LOC123918368 gene encoding F-box protein SKIP23-like, protein MAVATNWSELPKDLLDQIWERLDNEIDLIRFRSICSHWRSSSIPNRHSIVIVKFPLPKNILPDLNIKTSFCHLSKRKTFLIKPPPQQTLARPWLMRFTQISRGKNKLIHPLFSYDSPSTNFHLPQLIDFNKLSVLHLVTDFILDDEFCSKFDLDLPKKVISVEKQSLVLGVSQKSVLFRSRNQRWRKILNFSITDGDICVFKERFYAVDRFGRTFTVRPDSTVELVAELDDFGGNRKLFVESEGELLLVDMHMHESSRLRIEVFKLCEKEKKWIKLKNLARKVLFLGHGCSFSASTLDLGVSKGNCVIFIDDAFLSFMDLHGGKCVFHLDQGRLSPMSHYPEYFDLFWPPPDWIFKS, encoded by the coding sequence ATGGCGGTGGCAACAAACTGGTCAGAACTTCCAAAGGATCTTCTTGATCAGATATGGGAACGACTCGACAACGAAATTGATCTGATTCGCTTCCGATCAATTTGTTCGCATTGGCGCTCTTCCTCCATCCCAAATCGCCACTCCATTGTAATCGTCAAGTTTCCACTCCCCAAAAATATTCTTCCTGATCTCAACATCAAAACTTCATTCTGTCACCTCTCCAAACGCAAAACCTTCCTCATCAAACCACCACCACAACAAACCCTAGCTCGTCCATGGTTGATGAGATTCACTCAAATTTCAAGGGGCAAAAACAAACTCATTCATCCACTTTTCTCATATGACTCACCTTCAACCAATTTTCATTTGCCTCAACTTATTGATTTCAACAAACTCTCTGTCCTACATTTAGTTACTGATTTCATCTTGGACGATGAATTTTGCTCTAAATTTGATCTTGATCTCCCTAAAAAGGTGATTTCCGTTGAAAAACAATCTCTAGTTCTTGGTGTATCACAAAAGTCGGTGCTGTTCCGTTCCAGAAATCAGCGTTGGAGGAAGATCTTGAATTTCTCAATCACTGATGGAGACATCTGTGTGTTTAAAGAGAGGTTTTACGCGGTTGATAGATTTGGTAGGACATTTACGGTTAGACCGGATTCAACAGTTGAATTAGTGGCTGAACTTGATGATTTTGGTGGGAATAGAAAATTGTTTGTGGAGAGCGAGGGTGAGTTGTTGTTAGTGGACATGCACATGCACGAGTCTTCTCGTTTAAGGATCGAGGTGTTCAAGCTTTGTGAGAAGGAGAAGAAGTGGATTAAGCTGAAGAATTTAGCGCGGAAGGTTTTGTTCTTGGGGCATGGGTGTTCGTTTTCTGCGTCTACTTTAGATTTGGGTGTTTCCAAAGGAAATTGTGTCATCTTTATTGATGATGCCTTCCTCTCCTTTATGGATTTACATGGTGGGAAATGTGTTTTCCATTTGGATCAAGGCCGGCTTTCGCCCATGTCTCATTATCCCGAATATTTCGACTTGTTCTGGCCACCTCCGGATTGGATCTTCAAAAGTTGA